A section of the Macadamia integrifolia cultivar HAES 741 chromosome 9, SCU_Mint_v3, whole genome shotgun sequence genome encodes:
- the LOC122088082 gene encoding 60S ribosomal protein L21-1, translating into MPAGHGVRSRTRDLFSRPFRKKGYIPLTTYLRTFRIGDFVDIKVNGAIHKGMPHKFYHGRTGRVWNVTKRAIGVEVNKQVGNRIIRKRIHVRVEHVQISRCKEELRLRKVKNDQLKAEAKARGEVISTKRQPEGPKPGFMVEGATLETVTPIPYDVVNDLKGGY; encoded by the exons atgccGGCTGGTCATGGTGTGAGATCTCGAACTAGAGATTTGTTCTCTCGTCCCTTCAGGAAGAAGGGATACATTCCATTGACGACGTATCTGAGGACATTTAGGATCGGAGATTTCGTCGATATCAAGGTTAATGGAGCCATTCACAAGGGTATGCCACACAAATTCTACCATGGCCGCACCGGTAGAGTCTGGAACGTCACCAAACGTGCCATCGGCGTTGAAGTCAATAAGCAG GTGGGAAACAGAATAATCAGGAAACGAATTCATGTCCGTGTAGAGCACGTCCAGATTTCAAGGTGCAAAGAGGAACTCCGCCTACGCAAGGTAAAGAATGATCAATTGAAGGCAGAGGCTAAAGCCCGAGGTGAGGTCATCAGCACAAAGAGGCAGCCAGAGGGCCCGAAACCAGGTTTCATGGTGGAAGGTGCCACATTGGAAACTGTGACCCCCATCCCCTATGATGTTGTTAATGATCTCAAAGGTGGCTACTAG
- the LOC122089872 gene encoding carbon catabolite repressor protein 4 homolog 1-like — MLNVLRVHLPSDIPIVGCELTPYVLLRRPDNSITTDDVPESAPLDGFYLRYKWYRIQSDRKVAVCSIHPSETATLQCLGCVKAKIPVAKSYHCSPRCFSDAWQHHRVLHDRAASAVNENGAEEEELFGRFNSSGSGVTNTSLSSSTSSIGHSSSLNNGSAPLYPAAVTERSGGETWFEVGRSKTYTPTADDIGHVLKFECVAVDTESKLPVGHVNTILTSRVIPAPSPSPRRLIPVSGVDVVGHLDSNGRTASSETFTVLSYNILSDAYATSESYSYCPSWALSWPYRRQNLLREIVGYRADIICLQEVQSDHFEGFFTPELDKHGYQALYKKRTTEVYGGSAYAIDGCAIFFRRDRFTHVKKYEVEFNKAAQSLTDAVIPITQKKAALNRLLKDNVALIAVLEAKFITDRRQLLCVANTHLNVHQDLKDVKLWQVHTLLKGLEKIASSAEIPMLVCGDFNSVPGSAPHALLAMGKVDPMHRDLEVDPLGIFHSERKLTHKLPLVSAYSSFARLGVGLGFEQQRRRMDPTSYEPLFTHCTRDFIGTLDYIFYTADSLTVESLLELLDEETVRKDTALPSPEWSSDHIALLAEFRCKPPRTRR; from the exons ATGCTGAACGTGCTGAGGGTGCACCTTCCGTCCGACATTCCAATCGTAGGCTGTGAGCTTACGCCGTATGTGCTGTTGCGGCGACCAGATAACTCCATCACTACCGATGATGTTCCTGAATCAGCGCCACTTGATGGATTCTACTTGAGGTACAAGTG GTATCGGATACAAAGTGACAGAAAAGTTGCTGTGTGCAGTATACATCCCTCTGAAACAGCTACTTTGCAGTGCTTAGGTTGTGTTAAAGCAAAGATACCTGTTGCCAAAAGTTATCACTGCTCACCTAGGTGCTTTTCAGATGCATGGCAACATCATCGTGTTCTTCATGATCGTGCGGCTAGTGCTGTAAATGAAAATGGAGCTGAGGAGGAAGAGTTGTTTGGGCGCTTTAATAGCTCCGGGTCGGGAGTAACCAATACAAGCTTATCTAGTTCAACATCAAGCATAGGACATAGTTCTAGCTTGAATAATGGTTCTGCACCTTTATATCCTGCTGCTGTTACAGAGAGAAGTGGTGGTGAAACCTGGTTTGAAGTTGGCCGTTCCAAAACATATACTCCAACTGCTGATGATATTGGCCATGTTCTTAAGTTTGAATGTGTAGCTGTAGACACAGAGTCTAAATTGCCTGTTGGACATGTTAACACTATTTTGACTTCCCGTGTCATCCCAGCTCCCTCACCTAGTCCTCGCCGTTTGATTCCAGTTAGTGGAGTTGATGTAGTTGGGCATTTGGATTCAAATGGACGTACTGCATCCTCAGAAACCTTCACTGTGCTGTCATACAACATTCTTTCTGATGCATATGCCACAAGTGAATCATACAGTTACTGCCCTTCTTGGGCCCTTTCCTGGCCTTACCGCAGACAGAATTTGTTGCGAGAAATTGTTGGCTACCGCGCAGACATCATTTGTCTTCAAGAG GTTCAAAGTGATCATTTTGAAGGATTTTTCACTCCTGAGCTTGACAAACATGGTTATCAAGCTCTATACAAAAAGAGAACAACTGAG GTTTATGGTGGAAGTGCTTATGCAATTGATGGTTGTGCAATATTTTTCCGCAGAGACAGATTTACGCATGTCAAAAAATATGAG GTTGAATTTAATAAGGCTGCACAATCTCTGACTGATGCAGTAATACCAATTACTCAAAAGAAAGCTGCTTTAAATAGACTGCTTAAG GATAATGTTGCACTTATAGCAGTTCTAGAGGCAAAATTTATTACTGACAGGCGTCAGCTTCTTTGTGTG GCAAATACGCATCTAAATGTTCACCAAGATCTCAAGGATGTTAAGCTCTGGCAG GTCCATACTCTTTTAAAAGGATTGGAGAAGATAGCAAGCAGTGCTGAGATTCCGATGTTGGTTTGTGGAGATTTTAATTCAGTGCCTGGAAG TGCTCCTCATGCACTTCTTGCAATGGGAAAAGTTGATCCAATGCATCGAGATTTAGAAGTAGATCCCCTTGGAATTTTTCACTCTGAGAGGAAGTTAACCCACAAGCTACCTCTG GTCAGTGCCTACTCATCGTTTGCAAGACTGGGCGTTGGTCTTGGTTTTGAGCAACAAAGGAGGAGAATGGACCCCACATCATATGAACCTTTATTTACACATTGCACTAGAGATTTTATAGGAACTCTTGATTACATATTTTATACAG CGGATTCTTTAACTGTAGAATCCTTATTGGAGCTCTTGGATGAGGAGACTGTACGGAAAGACACAGCACTTCCTTCTCCAGAGTGGTCTTCTGATCATATAGCACTTTTAGCAGAATTCCGCTGTAAGCCACCTAGAACAAGACGTTAA
- the LOC122089979 gene encoding ubiquitin fusion degradation protein 1 homolog yields the protein MEYGEEYNDYYHGLSFQQFYRCYPVSFMNKEHLENGDKIIMPPSALMRLASMNVDYPMLFELSNLDAKRVSHCGVLEFSAEEGVIFLPHWMMENLLLKEGDIVQVKNTSLLKGKYMKIQPHTKDFLDISNPKAILERTLRNFTCLTTGDTIMMPYNNKKFYIDIIETKPTPAISIIETDCEVDFAPPLDYKEPEKPAASNLPSQEEPVKEETKLIPFTGVARRLDGNQSLVSVSPSVLKEHQPEVANVTNGPSASNNLSRRAGKLLFGSNVRQASNEMPKVIPNNTKKEPEKKEEQKFQAFTGKKYSLTD from the exons ATGGAG TACGGGGAGGAGTACAATGATTATTATCATGGTTTGTCGTTTCAACAGTTCTACCGTTGCTACCCTGTATCTTTTATGAACAAG GAACATCTGGAAAATGGTGATAAAA TTATAATGCCACCTTCAGCTCTTATGCGTCTGG CATCTATGAATGTTGATTACCCAATGCTATTTGAACTTAGTAACCTTGATGCCAAACGAGTTTCACATTGTGGTGTGCTAGAGTTTTCTGCCGAGGAGGGTGTCATCTTCTTGCCACACTGG ATGATGGAGAACTTGCTCCTAAAAGAGGGAGACATCGTGCAAGTGAAAAACACCTCCCTTTTGAAGGGAAAATATATGAAGATACAGCCTCACACGAAGGACTTCTTAGATATTTCCAACCCAAAAGCAAT TTTGGAGAGAACATTAAGGAACTTCACTTGTTTGACAACTGGTGACACTATCATGATGCCCTACAACAATAAGAAATTTTACATAGATATTATAGAAACTAAGCCTACCCCAGCGATAAGTATTATTGAGACAGATTGTGAGGTTGACTTTGCTCCTCCTCTTGATTATAAGGAGCCTGAAAAACCTGCAGCATCTAATCTTCCAA GTCAAGAGGAGCCAGTGAAGGAAGAAACCAAACTCATCCCATTCACCGGTGTGGCTAGACGTTTAGATGGGAACCAATCacttgtatcagtttctccatCTGTTCTAAAGGAACACCAACCAGAGGTTGCTAATGTGACAAATGGACCTAGCGCATCAAACAATTTATCACGTCGTGCTGGAAAACTCCTGTTTGGTTCAAATGTGAGACAGGCTTCTAATGAAATGCCAAAG GTCATCCCAAATAATACCAAGAAGGAGcctgagaagaaggaagaacagAAGTTCCAAGCATTCACTGGGAAGAAATATTCATTGACAGACTGA